Genomic window (Rhinoraja longicauda isolate Sanriku21f chromosome 35, sRhiLon1.1, whole genome shotgun sequence):
ATAACTGGGCAAATCATAATCCTCCTTCAAATCCCCCGACTGAATGTTTCCTGCAGCATTGAACAAATATGCCATTTACCATTTGCTATTACATCACACACACAAAATTgagttaagttgagttgagtttgagtttagtctattgtcacgtgtaccgaggtacagtgaaaagcctttgtggcctgctatccagacagtggaaagacaatatatgattacagtcgagccatccacattgtagtacagatacatgatatagggaataacgtgaataacgttttgtgctagataaagtccagcaaagtccaatcaaagatagtctgaggttctCCAATCTATTGCGTCCAGGGAGAACAGTTCCTGTTACTTATTGTGAGGGGCAGTTTCATTTCCTGAGAAGATATAAATAGAATTTCATTTGAGAACAGTGAGATACTTCATCGTTTATGTTAATACAGatgaagcttttgttgcctgcattTGTTAGGAATTACACCTCAGTTCATGTAAGCTGATAATGACATGGAATCTCACATTCTATCATATTAAACATGCAAACTGACAAACCATTACAAAATTTAATGAAGGAGGCATACAGTAATATTGAAGGTGTAACAAGCAAAACAAAACACAGACATGGAGTCAAAAACAAATTTCAAAACTGCTTCATTCTTCATTATTGCCAACATTGATAAATtaagaagattagtttaatttagattagtttattgccacatgtaccgaggtacagtgaaaagcttttgttgcgtgttaatcagtcagcagaaagacagtctgaagaagggtctcgacccgaaacatcacccattccttctctccagagatgctgcctgacccgctgagttactccagcattttgtgtctatcttcagcagaaagacaatgcatggttacaattgagccatccatcgcttacaggtacaggataaagggaataatgtttaagacaagtaaagtccgattagagaTAATCTaagggagatagtagttcagaaccgCTCTCtgtttggtgataggatggttcagttgcctgataactgaagAGGGgagaaactttccctgaatctggaggtgtgtattttcacacttctggacctcttgcctgatgggagaggggagaagagggagtgagtctGGTCCTTGAAACCAATTAAAACCAATTGTATATTAATCCAGAATGTaggagcaaagaactgcagatgctggtttgtacaaagatagacacaaagtgctggagtaactcagcagttcaagcagcatttctggagagaaaggataggggacgtttcgggatTCATTCAGGTGTACACAGAGAGAAAAGACAACTGGACAGCAGTCTGCCAATCATTGTAAAGTATGCAAAGGGCATGTGCATTTGAATGAGCAACTTTGCTGGGTATGCATCTGTATACAGTTTGTACCTTTGCTGTACATGCATCTGTGTATACAGTTTGAACAAGCATATTTGATGGCTGTTGAAGACAAGGTCAAATGAAGTAAGATTATCATCAAAGTTATCATCAAGAAATGGCTCAAAAATGttgtctttcctttgactggatagcacgcaagaaaagcttttcgctgagacaataaactgaactgaaaagaaTTGCACCTGGAGATTGCCTGTGTCCAAAAGTGATAAGGAAACATCAAAATGAAGCACAGACTTCAGTCTCCAACCCTCCCCACAACAACTTTTAATTGGGCTTTTGCACAAAGATCTTGTTGTAGCTCAATGAATGCATTTCAATCTCAGTAAATCCGACTTAATAACCTAGAGTGCAAAACTTCTCAGGATTACAAAGTGCCCaaaccccacctctctctctctctctctctctctctctctctctctcttagttTATATAAAGCACTGGCACATATTCAAGCTCACTCTTGTCTTTGAGAAGAAGCACTGACAGAGTGCAAAGATGGTAACCACCAATCCATTAACTGAGGGATTCAGCGAGTTGGAAGTGTTTGCACTGGGAACTGCCCTGCTTCTGGAAGGTAAAGAATTCAGAGCTTTACATTTGATTTTGCAACTGTCAATGAAATATTTGCACCCAGATGTTTGTCGAATCAATCACAACTAGTCTTCATTTTCTTCACTGTTTGATATGATATTCAAATGGCCACAGTGATAGTGCATTGCACCTGATATCAATATGTGCGAAGGCATATTTCAGCATAAACAAGGGATGGATTTTGGGTGGATTTAACCGTTGTGGACTGGCAACAAGAGGAGTACTTGCCTTCCACAACTTCCATGTCTGCACAAAGCTGGATACAACCAGAGGAAATATTGCCAAGGgtcaccacggtggcgcagcagtagagttgctgccttacagcgccagagacccgggttcgatcctgactacaggtgcttgtctgtgcggagtttgtacgttctctctgtgaccgcgcgggttttctccgggtgctccggtttcctacccctctccaaaggcgtacaggcttgtaggttatttggctttagtaagattgtaaactgtccctagtgtgcggggatcgctggtcggcgcggacacggtgggccgaaaggcctgtttccacgctgtatctctaaactaaactgaactaaaagactTTCAGCTGCATTTGAGTGGGGTTAATTTGAATTAGTGATTGAAAACTATGAGGCAAAAACCTTCGTATTGTAAATGCCCTTAGATAACAACCATTTTCATAATTCCTTTGCATAACGAGCATGATAGCATTTGTGCCTGTGTACGCGAGATATTGAATTGGTTTGGAAACAGTCTGAAATCTTCAGCTTCCACGTTGCCCAATATATGTTTAACTTGCATTGTGCTGAGTTCTGATGCCCACTTTGTTCCCTAGATTCATCAGATGCATCTACCCTTCAACGGACTGAGGCTGTTTCTGTTTCTCGTCTTAACTAAATAAGATATTTCCATTACAATTAAGAAATCAAATTAGGTATTCGAACCGGCCCTCAGTGTCTGTTTGTCTGGTCTGCCCACAGCACTCATCGGACTCCTCCTGAATGGCTTAACAATCCTGTCCTTTTATAAGATAAAGTACCTCCAGACACCGAGTAATCTCCTCGTCGCCAGTTTGGCTGTATCCGACTCTGGCATCTGTGTGAACGCGTTAGTCGCTGCGTTTTCAAGCTTTCTGAGGTAAACACAGTTTGGATTGGAAAGAATCGCGTAGAATATGCAGCGCGGAAGCTAATCACCTGGGCAAACTAACCCAGGCCAGAGTTTATgcagtagaaaggaactgcagatgctggtttatactgaagatagacacaaagtgctggagtaactcagcaggtcaggcagcatctctggagtgaagggatgggtgacgtttcgagtccatgggtgacccgaaacgtcacccatctttttttacTTCTGTCTTTGATCTTTAGCTCCCACAAGCATCTGATTTAGTCACTGAAAAAGCCAGCAAGACATTCAAAGAGTAACTAATCTGTGCAGAGAATGGTTAATGTGTGAGAAAGACCACTGCTTGTATACGTGCATGTGTGGCACAAGGACCCAGGCTCAATCTTGTCTccatttggagtttgcacattctctctgtaccCATGTGGCTTTCcctcagatgctccagtttcctccaactacCCAAGAATCTGCAGGTTGTAACATTAGTCGCACTGTAAAATAACTGCTAATGTACAAATGAacaggtcctgtctgtatggagtttgtacgttctcccgatgaccacatggattttctccggatgatccagttgcctcccacaccacaaagacgtgcaggtttggagtttaattggtctctgtaaaattgcccctaatgtattaGGAGTGGTCAGTAAAGTGGGATTACCTGGTGCTACCATTCTTGCAAAGTTcgcaagttatagtagaattaggccattcggcccattgagtctactcaatcatggctgatctctgcctcctaatcccattttcctgccttcccccttaacccttgacacccgttctagtcaataatttgtctatctctgccttaaaaatatccactgacttggcctccacagaccctggtggcaatgagttccacagattaactaccctctgattaaagaagttcctcctcacctccttactAAAAGAGCCCCCAAAGTATTTGATGCCATGATTTTCCTTATCTGCATCTCCAAATGTGCATCTTTCTTCCACATTGCGTACACATGCTTTTCTAGATCTTTGTTTGTATCTACAGTACCCAAAAGCGGACTTTAACATTAACAATTTCATAGCACATCATATCTCTTGcttagagaattagatttagctctatgggctaatggattcaagggatatggggagaaagcaggaagggtgtactgattttggatgattagcagtgattatattgaatggcggtggtggcttgaagggctgaatggcctcctcctgcaactgttttctatgtttctatgtttacatctcTCACAGGTACTGGCCTTATGGATCAGAAGGTTGCCAAACTCATGGCTTCCAAGGATTTATTACAGCACTAGCCAGCATTAATACCTGTGCGGCGATTGCCTgggacagataccatctaaaCTGCAGCAGTAAGTATAACTACGGCCATTTTCCATCAAAGCAAGGGGGACCGTGAGAAAGAAGTTTGCAGATCATAACAAAATCAGCCGCCCCgttgacggagatgaggaaagcttTAGACTAGAGGGCAATACAGAAGGTGTGATCACATGATGAATGGAATGTCATGTAAGTTTTTCTGGAGCCTTGCAAATAGAAAAAGACCAAATTCCCTTGGACGAgtaagggcggcacagcggtagagttgctgccttacagcgaatgcagcgccggagactcaggttcgatcctgactacgggcgctgtctgtacggagtatgtacgttttccctgtgacctgcgtgggttttctccgagatcttcggtttcctcccacactccaaagacgtacaggtatgtaggttaattgactgggcaaatgtaaaaattgtccctagtgtgtgtaggatagtgttaatgtgcggggatcgctgggcggcgcggatttggtgggccgaagggcctgtttccgtgctgtatctctaaatctaaaaaaatctaaatctaaatctaatcaaaAATCACGAGAGAGCGGTTTAAAATAATTCATTGAAGGATTAGTGGGAAGATCTGCagttagttgagacagggactatcccaatgtttatgaaacagttagacaggtacatggattggacaagtttggagggatatgggccaaacatgggcaggtgggactagtgtagctgggacatgttggttggcatgggcaagttgggccaaagggcccgtttccacactgtatcactctatgactctatctggacaaacaaggagatgagagTTGTAGGTAGCAGGAACCCATGTCTGGAGCTGTAGCGGAGGCATAAACCCTCATCACATTGCTTAAACAATAGGTTATAGCTGACAAGATAccacggcatggtggtgcagaggtagagttgctgccttacagcgcttgcagcgccggagacccgggttcgatcctgacctcgagtgctgtctgtacggagtttgtacattctccccgtgacctgcatgggttttctccaagatcttcggtttcctcccacactccaaagacgtacaggtttgcaggttaattggtttggtataagtgtaaaattgtccctagtacgtgtaggatagtgttaatgtgcggagatggctggtcagtgtggactcagtgggccatagggcctgactCTATGtggacaaacaaggagatgagagTTGTAGGTAGCAGGAACCCATGTCTAGAGCTGTAGCAGAAGCATAAACCCTGTGCTATatctctgtgctatatctctaaacaaacctaaactaaactaaaccattgggCCAGAGAGctatgctggaaaatgggattggacTCGGTATTGCTGTTACAACTGGCATAGACAagatgggctaaatggcttccttgagtttgagtttgagttgattatcgcgtgtgctgaggtacagtgaaaagcttttgttgcatgctaaccagtcagcagaaagacctctgtgttagaacatggaacatagagcagtgcagtgtaggaacaggctgtgtctgtgccaaacTGATGTCAAGTTAGTGTTGTATATTAAATATAATTCTATATTCTAAACCGCAAGTTGTACTGATTTAATTGATAAAAGctctttaattttatttgtggCTTTCCTGTTCTTAactaaatttgaggaaagatttcaGGAAACTCTTAAACCAAAATAAATTGCCATTTTCTTTGCTATTTTAACAAGAGATTTAGATTAGAAAAGACACGAAAagctttaaaaagtcatggaaataTTGTGCAATAGTTGCACGTGACAAGTTGTGTAACAGTGCGCTCATGAAGAAAGAAAAACAGGTTTATTTATGTGGATGTCGGAGATATGAATAAACTGCAAATGCAGGGCAGTAAGAATTCCAAATCCATTGAGCACATTGAAGCTGTGGCCAATTCGaccttaaaaccaacatcattggGGGCTCATTTGAATGCGCTCTTCATTGCCAAATTAAAGATTAGTGAAAGGCTGACTACAGCACATTGTGGAGTTGGTCTTTGCTCGAGTAATCTCTGAATTTATTTTTGCCAAGTAAACGGAAGCTCTCCATCATTTCAATGCACTTATTCAACGACGCTTTATCACGGATGTGAGTCCCAGCACTCTGAATGCTGCTCAGCTCTGTAAAGCCTGTGAAAATAATTCCATTCTTTGTCTCAGCTGATTGCTAAAGCCGATTTCTTTCTTTCATCGGCGTCAttctccactccctacacacggatCTTCACTCTGAATTGCTCAGTCAGTCAAGTACTGTATCTCCATCCCCCTGCGAATTGTAGCAATGAACCATTGGCAAGCTGCAACATGTCTTCGTTCAACGTTATTCCTTTGTCATGTATtgatacactgcaaatggatcgagtgtaatcatgtattgtctttctgctgactggttagcacgcaacaaaggcctttcactgtaccttggtacacatgataatgaactaaactgaaataaagtgAAGTGagagagcatagaaacatagaaacatagaaaataggtgcaggagtaggccattcggcccttcgagcctgcaccgccattcaatatgatcatggctgatcatccagctcaataacctgtacctgccttctctccacaccccctgatccctttagccacaagggccacatctaactccctcttaaatatagccaatgaactggcctcaactaccttctgtggcagagaattccacagactcaccactctctgtgtggtgaaatgttttctcatctcggtcctaaaagacttcccccttatccttaagctgtggcccctggttctggacttccccaacatcgggaacaatcttcccgcatctagcctctccaaccccttaagaattttatatgttaacCCCTTTTAATTTTAACccctttaaaattttattttaaagaatatCGCTGAAAAGCAACcgggaataaaatcatgagaggaataggttgggtagacgcacagtcttttgcccagagtaagggaatcgaggaccagagggcataggtttaaggtgaaggggaaaagattgaataggaatctgaggggtaacattttcacacagagggtggtgggtgtatggaacgagctgccggaggaggtaattgaggcaggaactgtcccaacgtttaggaaacaattagacaggtatatggataggacatgtttagagggatatgggccaaacgcaggcaggtgggactagtgtagatggaacacatCGGCCAGTGtgtgcaagatgggctgaagggcctggctccatgctgtatgactcaatgacgctATGAATAAGAACCTTCCTTAAATTTAACTTTAGCTGACCCCAGCTATCCATTTGGATCCATTTgagctaaaatttaaaaaaagagaaaatgctggaaacattcaatgGGTGGGCAGTATCTGCGGAAAGAGGAACAAACTAATATTTCAGATCAGGGACTGCTCTGCAGGAATGGGAAAGAGTGAGAAAAGAAATGTGGttttacatttcaatgagataGTGGAACAAACGGTTAGATCAGGGGGAATAGTATAAAGACAGGTCAAATGGGTTAATGGAGATGGTGGGATGGTAGTACAGACAAAGAAACATAATCGTACTCTAATTGATCCTTTAACCCATTTGACCTGGCTTTACCCATTAGctgatattccctttgttctaacCATCCTTTCAGccatcttctctgcaacttaaaactatcTTTTATTTCCTCATTACAAATTCTGATGAGGATTTGCTAGATTGATGCCAGAACTGATGATTATTGAGGTGTTGCCTCAAAGAGGCactcaatatcatcaaagacccacgtcACCCTAGccatctctcatttcactcctcccaTCAGGAGGAAagtgtaggagtctgaaaactgtgaccgccAGTTTCAAGAATAACTTTGTCCCAACTACCATCAGACTCGTAAACACTACACAGTAACCTCAACTATCAACTTTAATGGTGACTCGAAGGACTGAGTTTTTTTTGCACTGGTATTGtgttttttcatttatttatattttgtttagtatatattatctgtgtgcatGGTGTTCACAGATCTATTatcctgttgcaagtaagaattcacaGTTCTGTTCTCATTGCATTTGACAATTAAGCACTCCTGACTTGATTTCCAGAATTTATTGATATTTTTCAGATATTTTTCCAATATAGAGTTTTATTTGATTTTCACCATTGCTTTCTGATCGGTGAATATCATCAATAAACATTGGTTCTAACACTTTACATTGATGTATCTGAACTGTGATGCTGCCAGGTTCATAGTCTTTAAATAAAATCCAAGGtaatccaaaatgctggagtaactcagcaggtcaggcagcatcttggagagagggaatgggtgacgtttcgggtcgagacccttcttcaggcgtttagtctgaagatgggtctcgacccgaaacgtcacccattccctctctcctagatgctgcctgacctgctgcgttactccagcattttgtgataccttcgatttgtaccagcatctgcagttattttcctacacaaataaaaGGCAATATCATGTTGGTTTATACAATTTTCTAAAGTGAGCATTAAAATTCCAACTGGAAGTCTCAGTTAGACTTATATTTCCACTCATCTGGATGAAGGAGCATTGATATTTTAATCTTCCGTTACAGGGTCAAGATTACAATGGAGCAACACCATGGTGGTTATATTATTTATCTGGGCCTTTGCTGGATTTTGGGCACTCATGCCTTTGTTGGGTTGGGGTGAATATGATTATGAGCCATTGAGAACATGCTGTACTTTGGACTACTCGAAAGGAGACAGGTTGGTAAATGACATTCTTTAGTGTAATTCTTTGCAAGCCTGCTGCAGATAGGATGCACTTCAGTGCAAATCATTCGCAAGAGGTTGCCGTGGCTGGCATAGCCAGTATTTATTAGCCATCTCCAATTGTCCTGCAAAAGTGTTGGTGGTGATCCttggttttggtttagtttagagatacattgcggaaatagCCCCtccagctcaccaagtccacgccgactagcgatcctcgtaccctaacactattctacaccccagggacaatttacaaatctttCTACCgtagacaattaacccacaaacttgtgcgtctttggagcgagggaggaaaccagggcgcctggagaaaacccacgcagtcacagggacaacgtaaaaactccgtacagacagcacccgtagtcaggatcgaacttgggtctcttgcgctttaaggtagcaactctaccgctgcgccaccgtactgcccctTTAAATAAAACTCCAAAAAAGTTTATTTAGTGTAGattaatataaataaatattttgggcttttggaaggcagctACGCATTGACACATAGAATGTGtgtcactccaaagaagtacaggtatgtaggttaattggctgggcaaaatgtaaaaaattgtccctagtgtgtgtaggatagtgttgatgtgcggggatcgctgggcggtgcggacgcggtgggccgaagggcctgtttccgcgctgtatctctaaatctaaaaaaatctaaatctaaatgtggcTGGAATCATAAATGGGTCAAACAATAAATAGGACGATGACAGGAATTGTCTAGTTAAATCTCCGGTAATGTTAATCGTCACGATGTTGATGTTAGGGATCTTCATGATGGTCATGACATTCTTGTTCGAGGTTTTCATCACATCACCAAACATGTTGGACACCATCTTGGATTTATCATTGCAGAATAAAACTGAGATTAAATGAGATTAATAACCCGTATTGGACCTGATTTTAGATCTGGACCTAATGTGAATTAGAAACTGCTTTACTCCAGTATTATTTTTAGGTTGCTCATTTTGCATGAAGAGAGTAATGCATGTCTCTTTGGATAATTGAGCTTGCAATAATAATGAGAATATTGTACCAATATGGTCTCAAGTTATGTAAGGACAAACAATGCTCTAACGAGCCTGGTGTCAGAACTGTATGAACTTCAACATTTTGCAACAACTGTTAAAAATCTTTTAATTTTGTCAAATATCTTGGGAGCCAACACACCATCTCCATTTTTTTTTCAGAAACTTTATCTCATTCGTCATTCCAATGGCACTTTTCCAATTTGCCCTTCCGCTTTTCATCTTGTTTTCTTCTTACCAATCTTGTGCGAATAAATTCAAGAAAACTGGACATGTCAAGGTACAAAACAGTcatgattttagttttagttttagttctagagatacagcgggaaaacaggcccttcggcccaccgagtccgcactgaccggcgatccctgcacactatcctgcacacacgaggggcaatgtacattgagaccaagccaattaacctacaaacctgtgcggctttggagtgtgggatgaaaccgaagatctcggagaaaacccacgcggtcatggggagaacgtacaaactctgtaagacgagctgtaatcaggcatctgaaccgtcctctcctacacaaagagcagtcct
Coding sequences:
- the rgra gene encoding retinal G protein coupled receptor a, whose product is MVTTNPLTEGFSELEVFALGTALLLEALIGLLLNGLTILSFYKIKYLQTPSNLLVASLAVSDSGICVNALVAAFSSFLRYWPYGSEGCQTHGFQGFITALASINTCAAIAWDRYHLNCSRSRLQWSNTMVVILFIWAFAGFWALMPLLGWGEYDYEPLRTCCTLDYSKGDRNFISFVIPMALFQFALPLFILFSSYQSCANKFKKTGHVKFNTGLPFTILLVCWGPYSLLCMFAIVKNVMVISPKIRMLPAILAKTSPIANAFVYALRNPNYRGGIWSFLTGQKMEPIETDGKVK